In the genome of Amphiura filiformis chromosome 4, Afil_fr2py, whole genome shotgun sequence, one region contains:
- the LOC140150591 gene encoding uncharacterized protein — protein MDHNAAEPAMMQPNVDIKEEPNEFGMDPSCFGTNCETNRTNSLPGTADIAMSGNTHQGHSVAEEMTNKFNSAAGSSASIDTMRALASELGGKMGANASEASTGAEESHGAIPGGAPAVSTPDFDTSGLDLSWLSSGEKPLNIADLSFEQFQLLYYQHLFKNMKDVAPTKTKSKPEKRNGGEVASKIPSKATSSPGVKRDSSGSTASENNTSSTDKDGGSSDGGTQASKELNLSDIVVGPLMDSSASPKPPGYGFTHKCSHCDEMFRSRLELTAHDKRAHPTEWDSDLQCEKCSKKFSSKYYLNQHELTHKGELPFSCDLCDKRFLCKGTLETHVILLHTDERPHKCDICGAAFKLKKILMRHISTHTKEAPYKCPNCDKCFSRRGSLNRHELIHTGEKPFKCELCDKCFTQKSTLTLHMMGHNNERPYQCSKCDKSFRKKSHLTRHDSVHTGKKRYYECKVCKKCFAEKYCLVEHEKTHQGEANIASFYLAQHKKGNRDTLDYFKGDVEESKSNDSEPGKSVAEGGEEKDKDKSVSDSVGNDDERTDHEEKPENKDCTTEQEGESDKPREAQNDEKLQD, from the coding sequence ATGGATCATAATGCAGCAGAACCAGCAATGATGCAGCCCAATGTAGACATCAAAGAAGAACCAAATGAGTTCGGTATGGATCCCAGCTGTTTTGGCACGAACTGCGAAACCAACAGAACAAACTCTCTGCCAGGTACAGCAGATATTGCAATGTCCGGCAATACTCATCAAGGCCATTCTGTTGCTGAAGAAATGACCAACAAATTCAATTCAGCGGCCGGAAGTAGTGCTAGTATTGATACGATGAGAGCATTAGCATCGGAACTAGGTGGTAAAATGGGTGCAAATGCATCAGAAGCATCAACTGGTGCAGAGGAGAGCCATGGTGCGATTCCTGGCGGTGCACCAGCAGTGAGCACTCCAGATTTTGATACTTCTGGACTCGATCTGAGTTGGTTAAGCAGCGGTGAGAAACCACTCAACATAGCGGACTTATCTTTTGAGCAGTTTCAGTTGTTGTACTATCAGCATCTGTTTAAGAATATGAAAGATGTGGCACCAACTAAGACTAAGTCAAAGCCGGAAAAGAGGAACGGAGGTGAGGTTGCGAGCAAAATTCCAAGTAAGGCAACATCTAGCCCCGGTGTCAAAAGGGACTCATCCGGCAGCACTGCATCTGAGAACAATACAAGCTCCACTGATAAGGATGGTGGTTCCTCAGATGGAGGAACTCAAGCTTCAAAGGAATTGAATTTATCTGATATTGTAGTGGGACCACTCATGGACTCATCAGCCAGCCCAAAACCACCAGGGTATGGATTTACTCATAAGTGCAGTCATTGTGACGAGATGTTCAGATCGCGTCTGGAATTGACTGCACACGACAAACGAGCGCACCCAACGGAATGGGACAGTGATTTACAGTGCGAAAAATGCAGCAAGAAATTTTCGAGTAAATACTACTTGAATCAGCATGAACTGACGCACAAGGGAGAGCTTCCGTTTTCCTGCGATCTGTGCGATAAACGTTTTCTCTGCAAAGGCACTCTCGAAACTCATGTTATTTTACTACACACCGACGAGCGCCCCCATAAGTGTGACATATGCGGAGCAGCtttcaaattaaagaaaattcTTATGCGGCACATTTCAACGCACACGAAAGAAGCACCGTACAAATGCCCGAACTGCGATAAGTGTTTTTCACGGCGCGGTTCGTTGAATCGACATGAACTGATCCACACGGGtgagaagcctttcaaatgtgAGTTGTGCGACAAGTGTTTCACGCAAAAAAGTACATTGACCTTACACATGATGGGTCACAACAACGAACGGCCATATCAGTGCTCTAAGTGTGATAAGAGCTTTCGAAAGAAAAGCCACCTCACTCGACACGATTCGGTTCACACAGGGAAGAAACGTTATTACGAGTGCAAGGTGTGTAAGAAATGTTTTGCCGAGAAATATTGTTTAGTGGAACATGAGAAGACACACCAAGGCGAAGCAAATATTGCTAGTTTTTATTTAGCGCAGCATAAGAAAGGCAATAGAGACACTTTGGACTATTTTAAAGGAGATGTGGAAGAGTCAAAATCAAATGACAGCGAGCCTGGGAAAAGTGTGGCTGAGGGCGGTGAGGAGAAAGACAAGGACAAATCCGTCAGTGATTCTGTGGGAAATGATGATGAAAGGACAGATCATGAAGAAAAACCCGAGAACAAAGACTGCACAACAGAACAAGAGGGAGAGAGTGACAAACCTCGTGAAGCCCAGAATGATGAAAAATTGCAAGATTAG